The Argentina anserina chromosome 3, drPotAnse1.1, whole genome shotgun sequence genome includes a region encoding these proteins:
- the LOC126787749 gene encoding metal tolerance protein B, with translation MEHEKVPLSKTENLHEVEIPIVSEIIEVLPVPQKSPCSSVCAFSKKESSSWDSGQRSKSATKLGVLIIVYILFMVIEIVGGVKSNSLAVLTDAAHMFTDVSGFAISLFAVIASGWEATSDQSFGYHRLEVLSALLSVQLIWVVAAILIYEAVDRMLHEHGKINGVLMFAVAAFGFLVNLIMVMWLGHDHTHHHHHHHNHACGHFDHHDDHGHNHNQDHGKEEAWTTVGDDEMSLVSTPPVKSKISNINLEGAYLHVMADMIQSVGVMIAGAFIWAKPDWLVVDLICTLIFSVFAVSTTIPMLRNTYSILMQRTPNEIDIDKLEKGLKSIKGVQDVHDLHVWALTVGKLVLSCHITAEPTVISSQIIDEISELCDRTYRLRDVTVQIEQ, from the coding sequence ATGGAGCATGAGAAGGTACCTTTATCTAAAACAGAGAACCTGCATGAAGTTGAGATCCCGATAGTCTCTGAAATAATCGAGGTTCTGCCTGTGCCACAAAAGTCACCCTGCTCTTCCGTCTGTGCTTTTTCCAAGAAAGAAAGCAGTAGTTGGGATTCAGGACAACGTTCAAAATCAGCAACTAAACTTGGTGTACTCATAATTGTCTATATATTGTTTATGGTTATAGAAATTGTAGGTGGTGTAAAATCCAACAGCCTGGCAGTACTTACAGATGCAGCCCACATGTTTACTGATGTTAGTGGATTCGCTATTTCTCTTTTCGCCGTAATTGCTTCAGGTTGGGAGGCAACGTCAGACCAGTCGTTTGGATATCACCGTCTTGAGGTTTTGAGTGCGCTTCTATCAGTGCAGTTAATATGGGTGGTTGCTGCGATCTTGATATATGAAGCAGTTGACAGAATGCTTCACGAGCATGGAAAGATTAATGGGGTTCTAATGTTTGCAGTTGCAGcatttggatttttggttAATTTGATCATGGTAATGTGGCTCGGTCATGATCacactcatcatcatcatcatcatcataatcATGCCTGTGGACACTTTGATcatcatgatgatcatggtCATAATCATAATCAGGATCATGGAAAGGAGGAAGCATGGACAACAGTTGGGGACGATGAAATGAGCTTGGTGTCAACTCCTCcagtaaaaagtaaaatatcaaACATAAATCTCGAAGGAGCTTACCTGCATGTCATGGCTGACATGATTCAGTCCGTTGGAGTAATGATTGCTGGAGCCTTCATCTGGGCGAAGCCAGATTGGTTAGTTGTTGATCTGATTTGCACACTCATCTTTTCTGTCTTTGCTGTAAGCACAACCATACCAATGCTCAGAAATACATATAGCATATTGATGCAGAGAACACCAAATGAAATTGATATCGACAAGTTAGAGAAAGGTCTCAAGAGCATTAAGGGAGTTCAGGATGTTCATGACCTACATGTTTGGGCACTTACTGTTGGAAAATTGGTACTGTCGTGCCATATCACCGCAGAGCCTACAGTAATCTCAAGTCAGATAATTGATGAAATTAGTGAACTTTGTGATAGAACTTACAGACTTCGTGATGTTACGGTACAAATTGAACAGTAG
- the LOC126787756 gene encoding ras-related protein Rab11C: MTSRVDHEYDYLFKIVLIGDSGVGKSNILSRFTRNEFCLESKSTIGVEFATRTLQVEGKAVKAQIWDTAGQERYRAITSAYYRGAVGALLVYDITKRPTFDNVQRWLRELRDHADSNIVIMMTGNKSDLNHLRAVSEDDGQALAEREGLSFLETSALGATNIEKAFQTILTEIHHIISKKALAAQEAVASTTLPGQGTTINVGDASANTNKKGCCST, from the exons ATGACGAGCAGAGTGGACCACGAGTATGACTACTTGTTCAAGATCGTGCTGATCGGCGACTCTGGAGTCGGCAAATCCAACATTCTCTCCAGGTTCACCAGAAATGAGTTCTGCTTGGAGTCCAAGTCCACCATCGGCGTCGAGTTCGCCACCAGAACTCTTCAG GTTGAAGGAAAAGCTGTCAAGGCACAGATATGGGATACAGCAGGGCAGGAACGATATCGTGCTATCACCAGTGCTTACTATAGAGGGGCAGTGGGTGCTCTTCTTGTATATGACATAACTAAGCGCCCAACATTTGATAATGTTCAAAGGTGGCTTCGTGAATTGAGGGACCACGCGGATtctaatattgtcattatgaTGACTGGAAACAAGTCTGACTTGAACCATCTTAGAGCTGTTTCAGAGGATGATGGTCAGGCCCTGGCTGAGAGGGAAGGTCTCTCATTTCTTGAGACATCAGCACTCGGAGCAACCAATATTGAGAAGGCATTTCAAACTATTCTAACAGAGATTCACCATATCATTAGCAAAAAGGCACTGGCAGCCCAGGAAGCTGTCGCAAGCACCACCCTTCCTGGTCAAGGAACTACTATCAACGTTGGTGATGCTTCTGCTAATACGAACAAAAAAGGTTGCTGCTCTACATAA